DNA from Arthrobacter sp. StoSoilB19:
GTGACTCCGGACTGGGCAAGACCCACCTCCTGCACGCAATCGGCCACTACGCCCGGCGGCTCTACAGCGGGATCCGTGTCCGCTACGTCAACTCCGAAGAGTTCACCAACGACTTCATCAACTCCATCCGTGACGACGAGGGCGCCAGCTTCAAGACCACGTACCGGAACGTGGACGTGCTGCTCATCGACGACATCCAGTTCCTGGCGGGCAAGGACCGGACGCTGGAGGAGTTCTTCCACACGTTCAACTCGCTCCACAACAACAACAAGCAGGTAGTCATCACCTCGGACCAGCCGCCCAAGCTGCTGGCAGGGTTCGAGGACCGCATGAAGTCCCGGTTCGAGTGGGGCCTGCTGACGGACATCCAGCCGCCGGAACTCGAAACCCGTATCGCCATCCTCCGCAAGAAGGCACTGAGCGAGGGATTGTCGGCACCGGATGATGCCCTGGAGTACATCGCTTCCAAGATTTCCAGCAATATCCGCGAGCTTGAAGGTGCCCTGATCCGGGTAACGGCCTTCGCAAGCCTGAACCGCCAGCCCGTGGACGTGGCACTTGCCGAAATGGTCCTGAAGGACCTGATTACCGACGACGGCGCGCAGGAGATCACGTCCGCCCAGATCCTCCAACAGACGGCGGACTACTTCAAGCTCAGCATGGAAGAACTGTGCAGCAAGTCCCGGACCCGGACGCTGGTCACCGCCCGGCAGATCGCCATGTACCTCTGCCGGGAGCTGACTGACATGTCGCTTCCCAAGATCGGGCAGGAACTTGGCGGCCGCGATCATACGACGGTCATCCACGCCGACCGGAAGATCCGCGAACTGATGGCCGAACGCCGTGTGATTTACAACCAGGTGACAGAGCTGACCAACCGGATCAAACAGCAACAGCGCGACTCCTGAATCCACACCGCCCCCGGCACTCCATACCTTATTAACAGGGGCATGTGGATAAGCCTGTGGATAGTTAAGGGGACAAGCGCGGTTAATGGGCTTAAAACCCTTAAGCCGTCTGTGGATCGTTAAAAACCGGCTTTCACGTTGTCCCCATCCACACCCTGTTTAAAACCCAGTTAACGCACAGTCCGTGAACAGGCCTTAACCGCGGAACGGTGGGGCAGGACAGGGTTATCCACAGTTTCCACAGCAGTTATTAACACTACGAATCCCAAAAAATTGAATTCCCTCAAACAACAAGATCGATCCGAACACCCGGCGAGGGGGCCTGCCGGCCCCAAAGCGGGCCGGGCTGTACACCGGGGGATGGGTTAATCGAGGATCTTCCGGCTAAGCTGTCAGCAGCGCTCCCATCCCTGGGTTTCTGCGTGGTTGCGACCTCGACGAACCATGCACCAGCCAGGGTGCGCCCCACTTCTTCCGGAGTTTCCCTGCGAAATTCCCGGGTTTACCTGGCAGCAGCAATGAAAGGCGGCACCCTTCCGTGAAGTTCAGAGTCGATCGGGACGTCCTGGCAGAAGCCGTCACCTGGACAGCCCGCTCGTTGTCTCCGCGGCCGCCGGTGCCTGTCCTCTCCGGCCTGCTGTTGAAGGCTGAAGCGGGAACGGTCAGCCTCTCCAGCTTCGACTACGAGACCTCGGCACGGCTTGAAATCACGGCGGACATCAGGGACGAAGGAACCATCCTCGTGTCGGGCCGCCTGCTCGCCGACATCTGCCGCAGCCTGCCTTCCGCTCCGGTGGATGTCGAAACGGATGGCAACAAAGTCACGCTCACCTGCCGCCGAAGCAGCTTCCACCTGGCCACCATGCCCGAAGCCGAGTACCCCCCGCTGCCTGCTCTGCCGGCCATCAGTGGAACCGTTCCGGGCGACGCCTTTGCCCAGGCCGTTTCCCAGGTCATCATCGCTGCGAGCAAGGACGACACCCTCCCCATCCTCACCGGCGTGCGGATGGAGATCGAAGACGACCTGATAACGCTTCTGGCAACGGACCGGTACCGGCTCGCCATGCGCGAAGTACCGTGGAAGCCGGTTACCCCGGGCATCTCCACCAGTGCCCTGGTCAAGGCCAAGACCCTCAACGAGGTGGCCAAGACGCTGGGCAACAGCGGTGACATCAACCTGGCCCTGTCCGACGACGACAGCCGGCTTATCGGCTTCGAAAGCGGCGGCCGCACCACAACGTCACTGCTGGTGGACGGTGACTACCCGAAAATCCGTTCGCTGTTCCCGGAGTCCACGCCCATCCACGCCACCGTCCAGACGCAGGAACTGGTGGAGGCCGTCCGGCGCGTCTCGCTCGTGGCCGAACGCAACACCCCGGTCCGGCTTGCTTTCACCTCAGGCCTGCTGAACCTGGACGCAGGCACCGGTGAGGACGCCCAAGCCTCCGAGGAGCTGGAGGCCCAGCTTTCCGGTGACGACATCACGGTTGCCTTCAACCCGCATTACCTGATTGAAGGCCTCAGCGTCATTGAGACCAAGTTCGTCCGTTTCTCCTTCACCACGGCGCCCAAGCCGGCTATGATCACGGCCCAGGCAGACGCCGACGGCGAGGACCAGGATGACTACCGCTACCTGGTGATGCCGGTCCGCCTTCCCAACTAGTCCCCATCGGCTCCCAGCCTTCGCACGCTCAGGCCGGGTCCCTCGCCGATGGGGCCCCAACCACCGCCACCCTCGCCTCATAGGCTCCCGCCATGCAGAAAGAGAACCCGCATAATGCACATTGGACTGATTGGCCTTGGCAAAATGGGATTCAACATGCGCGAGCGGCTGCGCAAAGGTGGCGTGGAGGTCACCGGCTATGACCGGAACCCGGACGTCACTGATGCCGCCAGCGTCGATGACCTGATCGCTGCCGTCCCGGTGCCCAGGATTATTTGGGTGATGGTGCCGTCGGGGGCCATCACGGACGCGGTAATCAGCGAACTCAGTGAAAAACTGGAACAGGGCGACCTGGTCATCGACGGCGGGAACTCCCGGTTCACCGAAGACCAGAAACACGGCGAACTGCTTGCCGCCAAGGGGATCCGCTTTGCGGACTGCGGCGTCTCGGGCGGAGTCTGGGGCCTGCAGAACGGCTATGGACTGATGGCCGGCGGTGACGCCGCCGACATCGAACGCGCACTGCCCGTCTTTGACGCCCTGCGCCCCGAGGGCGAACGGGCGGACAGTTTCGTCCACGTGGGCGGCATCGGTGCCGGCCATTACGCCAAGATGGTCCACAACGGAATCGAGTACGGCCTGATGCAGGCATATGCCGAAGGCTACGAACTGCTCGCGGCCAAGGACATCGTCACCGACCTGCCCGGCACCTTCCGGGCATGGCAGAAGGGAACGGTGGTCCGCTCGTGGCTGCTGGACCTCATGGTCAAGGCACTTGACGAGGACCCGGGACTGTCCTCGATCGACGACTACGTAGAGGACTCGGGCGAGGGCCGCTGGACCGTGGAAGAGGCCATTGCCAACGCAGTGCCCGCTCCGGCCATCACCGCCGCGCTGTTCGCCCGGTTCGCATCGCGCGAAGACACCTCTCCTGCCATGAAGATGGTTTCCGCGCTCCGCCACCAGTTTGGCGGCCACGCAACCCGTCCCGCCAAGTAGCACCCACCGGGAACCAGCAGCGTTCCCAGAATTGCCGAAAACCGCGTGTACCTGGAACACCTTTCACTGACCGACTTCCGCAGTTACGCCCAGGTTGACCTTGCCCTGGGCCCGGGCGTCACCGTCCTGGTGGGATACAACGGCATCGGCAAGACCAACCTCATGGAGGCCATCGGCTACCTGGCCACGCTCAGCTCGCACCGGGTGGGTTCCGATGCGCCGCTGCTGCGGTTCGGCACGGAGCGTGCCCTGGTGCGTGCCCGGCTGGTCCGCGGAACCCAGGTCACGGTCCTAGAGCTGGAAATCAATGCCGGCCGCGCCAACCGTGGCCGCATCAACCGCAGCAACCCGGTCCGTGCCCGCGATCTTCTCGGCATCTGCCAGACCGTCCTGTTCGCGCCGGAAGACCTGGCATTGGTCAAGGGCGATCCGTCCAACCGCCGCCGCTTCCTTGATGAGCTGCTGGCCAGCCTTATTCCGCATCATGTCGCCACCCGCAGTGACTACGACCGTGTCCTGAAACAGCGCAATGCCCTGCTGAAATCGGCCCGCGCCGGAAAATTCACCGCAGCGCATGAATCCACCCTCGACGTATGGGACCAGCACATGGCCCGCGCCGGCGCGGAACTGTTGCACGCCCGGCTGGAGCTGGTGGAACGGCTCCGCCCGCACCTGGCCCGCGCCTATGCTGAGCTCACGGACGCCACCAAGCCCGCCGACGCCACCTACCGTTCAACGCTCCAGAACCAAATGGACGACGACGGCGTCCCGGCCGGCGGCGTGCAGCGCGCCGCTGCCGGGGGTACTTCGGACGGGCAGGATGACCTGCGACTTCTCTCGGTGGAACAACTCACGGAACGGTATGTCCAGGCCTTTGCGGAGTCGCGGAAGAAGGAACTGGAACGGGGCATATCGCTGGTTGGGCCGCACCGTGACGAACTGGAGCTGATGCTGGGCCAGGCGCCGGCCAAGGGGTATGCCTCGCATGGGGAAACATGGTCCATGTGCCTGTCGCTCCGGCTGGCCTCGTACTACGTGATGCTGGACGATGCCCGGACCGGAGGCTCGGCGCCCATCCTCATCCTGGACGATGTGTTTGCCGAACTTGATGTCCAGCGGCGGCGTAAACTGGCGGCAATAGTCTCCGGCGCGGAACAGGTCCTGGTGACCGCCGCCGTCGACGCCGATATTCCGGAAGAGCTGTCCGGGCGGCGGGTGAAGGTCATCCCGGGAGGTATCGATGAGCACTGAGCAGGGCGGGGGGCCGCAGCCCGGCCGCGAGCCTGACAACATCGATGCCCCGCAGGCTGCGCTGAACCGGATGCGCGAAGCCGCGGCCGCGCGCGGTGAAGTCCGGCGCAGGGTGGCCCGGCCTGGTTCGCAGAAGGCCAAGGGCGGTATCCGTGACACGCGCGGCTTCAGCCAGTTCCACTCCACGGGCCGCGACCCCCTGGGCCTGGGAAAAGTTGTTGGCCGGCTGGTGGCAGAGCGCGGCTGGACGTCACCGGTGGCCGTCGGTTCCGTCATGGCGGAGTGGGCCACACTGGTGGGGCCGGAAATCTCGGCCCACTGCACTCCCGAAAGCTTTACCGACACCACACTCCACGTGCGGTGTGATTCCACTGCCTGGGCCACGCAGCTGCGGCTTTTGAGCAGCAGCCTCCTCGATAAATTCCGCCGGGAACTGGGCGACGGCGTGGTGACCAGCATCCAGGTACTCGGCCCCTCGGCACCCAGCTGGCGCAAGGGTGGACGCAGCGTCAACGGCCGTGGGCCGCGGGACACGTACGGATAGCCGGCACCCAGCTCTTGAAACTGCGCCCGAGGGCGTGTAGGGCGCTGTAAGGACCGCAGCGTGTATAGGCACCCGGAGGGCGTACCGCGGGGCCGCCCTAGGCGGGACCCAGAGCCTCGGAGGGCCATGTTCACTGGCGGCGAAGGCCCTCCGAATGCAGGGATCTGGACCTGTTCGCGGTAGAATCGATGCAGATAACTGGGCGCGGATGAAACGTTGACACCAGTCCGTTCTCCGCGCGCTATCCGCGTGCGGAGCGTGGAGCACCAACCGTCAGCAAGTCACCGGCGCCATAAGTTTGTGCCTGTTGGCGGGTGGCTTTTCCTTGGGAAAAGAAACCGGCCGGCCATCATCGAGAACAGAGGAGTCGCAGCGCCTGTGGCTAACGACAATACAGATATTCTGGCAGCAGATACAGCAGTCGAGGATGGCCGCACCCCTGATACCCCGGCTGCGCCCAGCACCCAAAGGGAATACGGCGCCAGCGATATCACTGTGCTTGAAGGCCTGGAAGCTGTCCGCAAGCGTCCCGGCATGTACATCGGCTCCACAGGGCCCCGCGGCCTGCACCACCTGGTCTATGAAGTGGTGGACAACTCAGTGGATGAGGCGCTGGCCGGCTACTGCAGCCATATCGAGGTGGTCCTTCAGGCCGACGGCGGCGTGAAGGTGGTGGACGACGGCCGCGGCATTCCCGTGGACATGCACCCCACTGAACATAAGCCCACCGTCGAGGTGGTCATGACCATCCTGCACGCCGGCGGCAAGTTCGGCGGCGGCGGTTATGCCGTCTCCGGTGGCCTGCACGGTGTCGGCATTTCCGTGGTCAACGCCCTCTCCAGCCGCGTGGACACCGAAGTGCGGCGCCAGGGGCACGTATGGCGGATGTCGTTTGCCGACGGCGGCAAGCCCCAGGGCAGCCTGGTTAAGGGCGAGGAGACGGACGCCACCGGCACCACCCAGACCTTCTACCCCGATCCTGCGATCTTTGAATCCACCGAGTTCGATTTCGAGACGCTCCGCGCCCGTTTCCAGCAGATGGCCTTCCTGAACAAGGGCCTGCGTATCACCTTGACGGACGAGCGCACGGCAGCCGACGACTCGGACGGCGACCTGGACCTCGACGACCTCAGCACCGAGGGTGAGGTCAGCGCAGAGCACCGCACAGTGGTGTACCAGTACGACGAAGGCCTGCTGGACTACGTCAAGCACCTGAACTCGGGCAAGAAGGTGGAGGTTGTCCACGAAGACGTCATCGCCTTCGAAACCGAGGACACGGAACGCCGCATCGCCCTGGAAATGGCCATGCAGTGGACCAGCGCGTACTCCGAGAGCGTGCACACCTACGCCAACACCATCAACACCCACGAGGGCGGCACCCACGAAGAAGGTTTCCGCGCT
Protein-coding regions in this window:
- the dnaA gene encoding chromosomal replication initiator protein DnaA; translation: MTVDEANHANTVGSSWRRVVSLLEQDHRVSPRQRGFVILAQAQGLIGSTLLVAVPNELTREVLQTQVKDALDDALHNVFSEDIRCAIDVDTDLVPIHEEPEPVVEPAYAPDQLIEQKPQPMLPSTSHEFGRLNPKYVFDTFVIGSSNRFAHAAAVAVAEAPAKAYNPLFIYGDSGLGKTHLLHAIGHYARRLYSGIRVRYVNSEEFTNDFINSIRDDEGASFKTTYRNVDVLLIDDIQFLAGKDRTLEEFFHTFNSLHNNNKQVVITSDQPPKLLAGFEDRMKSRFEWGLLTDIQPPELETRIAILRKKALSEGLSAPDDALEYIASKISSNIRELEGALIRVTAFASLNRQPVDVALAEMVLKDLITDDGAQEITSAQILQQTADYFKLSMEELCSKSRTRTLVTARQIAMYLCRELTDMSLPKIGQELGGRDHTTVIHADRKIRELMAERRVIYNQVTELTNRIKQQQRDS
- a CDS encoding DciA family protein translates to MSTEQGGGPQPGREPDNIDAPQAALNRMREAAAARGEVRRRVARPGSQKAKGGIRDTRGFSQFHSTGRDPLGLGKVVGRLVAERGWTSPVAVGSVMAEWATLVGPEISAHCTPESFTDTTLHVRCDSTAWATQLRLLSSSLLDKFRRELGDGVVTSIQVLGPSAPSWRKGGRSVNGRGPRDTYG
- the recF gene encoding DNA replication/repair protein RecF, with amino-acid sequence MYLEHLSLTDFRSYAQVDLALGPGVTVLVGYNGIGKTNLMEAIGYLATLSSHRVGSDAPLLRFGTERALVRARLVRGTQVTVLELEINAGRANRGRINRSNPVRARDLLGICQTVLFAPEDLALVKGDPSNRRRFLDELLASLIPHHVATRSDYDRVLKQRNALLKSARAGKFTAAHESTLDVWDQHMARAGAELLHARLELVERLRPHLARAYAELTDATKPADATYRSTLQNQMDDDGVPAGGVQRAAAGGTSDGQDDLRLLSVEQLTERYVQAFAESRKKELERGISLVGPHRDELELMLGQAPAKGYASHGETWSMCLSLRLASYYVMLDDARTGGSAPILILDDVFAELDVQRRRKLAAIVSGAEQVLVTAAVDADIPEELSGRRVKVIPGGIDEH
- the gnd gene encoding phosphogluconate dehydrogenase (NAD(+)-dependent, decarboxylating); the protein is MHIGLIGLGKMGFNMRERLRKGGVEVTGYDRNPDVTDAASVDDLIAAVPVPRIIWVMVPSGAITDAVISELSEKLEQGDLVIDGGNSRFTEDQKHGELLAAKGIRFADCGVSGGVWGLQNGYGLMAGGDAADIERALPVFDALRPEGERADSFVHVGGIGAGHYAKMVHNGIEYGLMQAYAEGYELLAAKDIVTDLPGTFRAWQKGTVVRSWLLDLMVKALDEDPGLSSIDDYVEDSGEGRWTVEEAIANAVPAPAITAALFARFASREDTSPAMKMVSALRHQFGGHATRPAK
- the dnaN gene encoding DNA polymerase III subunit beta — protein: MKFRVDRDVLAEAVTWTARSLSPRPPVPVLSGLLLKAEAGTVSLSSFDYETSARLEITADIRDEGTILVSGRLLADICRSLPSAPVDVETDGNKVTLTCRRSSFHLATMPEAEYPPLPALPAISGTVPGDAFAQAVSQVIIAASKDDTLPILTGVRMEIEDDLITLLATDRYRLAMREVPWKPVTPGISTSALVKAKTLNEVAKTLGNSGDINLALSDDDSRLIGFESGGRTTTSLLVDGDYPKIRSLFPESTPIHATVQTQELVEAVRRVSLVAERNTPVRLAFTSGLLNLDAGTGEDAQASEELEAQLSGDDITVAFNPHYLIEGLSVIETKFVRFSFTTAPKPAMITAQADADGEDQDDYRYLVMPVRLPN